The Rheinheimera mangrovi genome contains the following window.
CTCTTCGACAAAGTTAGCGTACGCACTTTCCAGCATCTCAACTTTATGAGAGAACTTGTTGTAAGCAATAACCGCTGGTATGGCTGCAAATAAACCTATAGCCGTAGCAATAAGGGCCTCAGCAATACCAGGCGCGACCATAGCTAAAGTGGCCTGTTGCACTGCACCTAAAGCAATAAAGGAGTTCATGATCCCCCAAACAGTACCAAATAAGCCGATATAGGGGCTGATGGAGCCTACAGTAGCCAGAAACGGCAAATGCGTTTCCAGACGTTCTACTTCACGAGACAAGCCAACACGCATCGCACGTTGGGTCCCTTCCATCACGGCGCCAGATTGGCGGCTGCTTTTATGCAAGCGGGCAAACTCTTTGAAACCTGCCTTAAATAAAGCTTCAACACCAGTTACCGTCACTTTGGCGCTGACTTCGTTATAAAGTTTTGACAGATCAATGCCTGACCAAAACTTATCTTCAAATTGCTTTGTTTGTTCTACGGCCTCACTCAGGGCTTTATTGCGCTGAATGATCATGGCCCACGACATCACAGACATGCTCAGCAAAATAAGCATAACCAGCTGTACGACAACACTAGCGTGAAGAATTAAATCAAGAACTGATAGTCCGCCTGTCACCTGATAACACCCCTAAAACATCGCGAGGTATTGCACTCGCTTTCATTAATGATAGTTTTACGCAAGCAATACTAACCTGCGCTGAACAAAGCAATTGTGCATCTGCGTTGTAGATTTCCTGCCAAAATACCAAGCTGGCCTTTTTTAGCTGCCTAATCTCACTTTTTACCAACAAAAGCTGGTTAAACCTTCCCGGCTTATGGTTTTCCATCTGAACACTTTTCACTACAAAACCAATATCCTGACTTAGCAATAGGTCTTGTTCTATGCCTAAACTTCGAAGCCATTCTGTTCTGGCTCTTTCGAAGAATTTCAGATAGTTAGCATAATATACTACGCCACCTGCATCGGTGTCTTCGTAATATACTCGGATCGGAAACTCGAACACCTCAAGCATCATACTGTTTTGCCATCCAAATTGGTCGCTATGATATTGGAGGCCATTGCCGAACTCAACAGGGCGACCCTTACCAGAGTTAAAAATATTTTACTTTTACGGTTAATTTGACTGATTAAAAAAACTCAGGGTCTGATATTCATAAAAAGTTTCCTCTTCACGACAGAAGGGGAAAAAATAGCGACTAACGACCATTTTACTTAGTCAGATAAATTTTGCTCAAAAATTAGTAATTCGGAGAAAATAATCACTTTGTTCAGCACCCCTTAATTTTTAAGGGTTGCCGAGATATCGACCACAAAATAAGATTAAAATTCAAACAAATTAACTATTTATTCAGATTAAAAAATATAATGCGAGATCTCAATTTTTCTAGTTTGAAGTAAATGCACTAACTCCCTAAAATGCCCCCGTGTTCTGAGCTAGCGCAAAAGTTTCGGCCCTTGTGCCCAAACTTTAGTGATGAATACTGGTGATGTGATTATCTGTTCGAAGATGGTCATGTTGCTTCTCAACATGTTCCCTGGATTTTGAAGATTTACTTCAACTTGTTGCATTCGCCCGCTAAATTAGCGGGCTTTTTTTTACATTTTGCTTTCCTGCAAAATGCCCGGTCGGGCCACCGTCGCTTCGCTCCCGTGTTAAAAATCGCTCCAGACGATTTTTTTGCCTGCACCCATGACTCCATCCGGCCAGTGGACAGAGCCACTGGCGCTCAGCCGTGCATCGCCAAACTGTTGGCAATGCTAATTCCGGCTTCGCCCTGCGGGCCATCGTCGTTGCACTCCGATGTTCAAAAAACAGCAGGATAGCTGTTTTTCACAGCTTTAGCTGCCAAAGGTGAACATCATGGACGATGTGAGTGAAAAACGCTCCCGGCGTTTTTACTCGGGCTATCCTTGCCCTCGCCTTATCAGGCCAGCTGAAGCTGTTCAAATTCGTTCCTGACATTTTTACTCGGGCTATCCTTGCCCTCGCCTTATCAGGCCAGCTGAAGCTGTTCAAATTCGTTCCTGACGAATTTGTGTTTAACTGTGATTTTCGATCATTACTCAATTAGATTCAGGTAAATCAAAACCAAAATGTTTGTAGGCTGCAGGGGAAACTATCCGACCTCGTGGTGTGCGTTGGATAAAACCTTGTTGAATTAAAAATGGCTCTATCACATCTTCGATGGTTTCTTTCTCTTCGCCTATAGCTGCCGCTAGGTTATCCAGCCCTACAGGACCACCAGCAAACTTCTCAATGATGCTCAGCATTAACTTACGATCCATATAGTCAAAACCACTGGCGTCTACGTCTACCATATGCAAAGCAGCAGAGGCTATGTCCACTGGCACCAGGCCATTGGATTTGACCTGAGCATAATCCCTGACTCTTCGCAGTAAACGGTTAGCGATACGGGGCGTGCCACGGGAACGACGTGCAATCTCAGTAGCTGCAGGCAGTTCAAGCTCTAAATTCAGATAATGGGCAGAACGTAAAATAATCTGCGCCAGCTCTTCGGTTTTATAAAACTCCAGCCGCTGCACTATGCCAAAGCGATCACGCAGTGGTGAAGTTAAAGCGCCAGCTCTGGTGGTTGCACCTATGAGTGTAAAAGGTGGCAATTCAAGTTTGATAGAACGGGCCGCAGGCCCCTCGCCTATCATAATATCCAGCTGATAATCTTCCATTGCAGGATACAATATCTCTTCCACTACAGGGCTTAAGCGATGGATCTCATCAATAAAAAGCACATCGTTGGGTTCAAGGTTGGTCAGAAGCGCCGCTAAATCACCGGCTTTTTCCAGCACAGGGCCTGAGGTGTTTTTGATATTCACCCCCATTTCATTAGCGACCACCATTGCAAGGGTGGTTTTACCTAAACCCGGCGGGCCGAAGATCAGCAAATGGTCCAGAGGCTCACCACGACCACGGGCGGCTTCGATAAAAATCGCCATCTGCTCTTTGACATGAGACTGCCCTGTGTAATCAGCCAAAGATTTAGGCCGGATGGCACGGTCAATCAGCTCGTCTTCACGACTGGCTTTACTATCGATCAGACGATCGGCTTCTATCATGAGTATTCCTGCTTAAATCTGGTTTAAATCATACTGCGCAGCGCGAGTTTGATCAGCTGCTCGCTGCTCATATCGGCTTGTTTAATTTTTTGCACTGCTTTACTGGCTTGTAATTGACTATACCCCAATGCCACTAACGCACTGATCGCGTCCTGCTCAGCGCTTTCAACCAGTTCAAACGAGTCCACTTCATCGCCAGCCAGCACTAAATGATCAGTGACTGGAGTGCTGATATTTAGCCCCCAGTCTTTTAAGCGGTCACGCATTTCAATCAGTAAACGCTCAGCGGTTTTTTTACCAACGCCCGGTAATTTTACCAAAGTGCTGATATCGTCATGTTGTACGCAGCGGACAAACTGCTGGGCTGACAAGCCGGATAAGATAGTAAGAGCTAACTTCGGCCCTATGCCATTGGCTTTAATCAATTGTCGAAACAAAGCCCGCTCTGTGCTGGTGTGAAACCCATATAGCAGCTGTGCATCTTCGCGCACCACAAAGTGGGTGTAGATCACTGCTTCTTTGCCAACTTCAGGCAACTTATAAAAACTGGTTAAAGGCAGCTGTACTTCGTATCCCACACCTGCCACATCGATTAACAAATCCGGCGCCTGCTTTTCTAAAATAACACCACGTAATAATCCAATCACAGTCAAAAGCTCCGGTATTCAGAAAAAATCAGCGTAGGCGGCCACGCACTGTTTTAGTAGCCTGTCCTGCCATATGCAATAAACTTTGGTGAGTATGCCCGTGACACATAGCCACAGCAAGGGCATCGGCAGCATCGGCTTGTGGATTGCCTGGTAATTTTAATAAGGTGCGGATCATATGCTGCACCTGAGTTTTATCCGCAGCACCAGTACCTACAACAGCTTGTTTGACCTGACGGGCTGAGTACTCAAACACCTCAAGCCCGGCGTTTTTAGCGGCAACTATGGCGGCACCGCGGGCTTGCCCGAGTTTTAAAGCCGAGTCCGGGTTGCGCGCCATAAACACTTGCTCTATTGCAAAAACATCCGGCTGGGTTTGCTGAATAATTTCACTGACACCATCAAAAATTTGTTTCAACCGATCAGGGATATCGTTGAGTGTCAAACGAATACAGCCACTGGCTATGTATTCGAATTTTTGCCCTGTCTGGCGTACAACCCCATAGCCTGTTAACCGGCTGCCGGGGTCAATACCAAGGATGATAGCCATTAAGGCACAAGCGCCATGACGTCATCCGCAATTTCAGCATTGTGGTAGACGTTTTGCACATCGTCGAAATCTTCCAGCATGTCAATCAGCTTAAAAAACTTCACGACATGCTCTGCATCCATTTTAGCTTTCACTGAAGGCACCATGGTAATTTCAGCGTCGTCCGCTACTAACTTTGCGGCCTCTAAAGCTTCACGCACATCGTTAAAACTGTCTGGACTGGTGATGACTTCAATACTGCCATCTTCATGACTGACCACATCTTCAGCACCAGCTTCTAACGCTATGTCCAGCACCTGATCTTCCGATAAACCCGGCGCAAAAGAAATAATGCCTTTTTTACTGAATAAATAACTGACAGAGCCTGCGGTGCCCATATTGCCGTATTTAGTAAAAGCACTGCGTACATCAGCCACTGTACGTTTATGATTGTCGGTCAGCGTTTCAACTACTATAGCTACACCACAAGGGCCATAGCCTTCATATACTAACTCTTCGTAATTGCTACCGTCCTGCTCACCTGCGCCCCGTTTAATAGCCCTGTCTATCGCATCACGCGTCATATTATTCAACAGTGCTTTTGCTACTGCTGTGCGTAACCGTGGATTGGCATCGACATCAGCGCTGATGCGGGCTGACACCGTCAGCTCACGAATCAGTTTGGTGAAAATCTTGACCCGCTTGGCATCCTGACGAGCTTTGCGGTGCTTCATGTTAGCCCATTTACTATGACCAGCCATCAGCATCAAACTCCATTGTTATTATAAAAGTGAAGCGGCCTGAGCCGCTTCAACATACTTCATCAAAAGCGCGCAATAACAGCTTGCGGCACTTCGTCAGTTATTGTTTTTTTACCACCTGAATACCTAGCTCGGCCAATTGAGCCGGATTGGCTTCGCCTGGAGCGTCGGTCAGCGGACAAGCAGCTGTGGCTGTTTTTGGAAAGGCCATTACATCACGAATAGAAGTAGCGCCTGTCATTAACATCACCAAACGGTCTAATCCAAATGCTAAACCAGCATGCGGAGGCGCGCCATAACGTAGGGCTTCCAGTAAGAAACCAAACTTCTCAGCTGCTTCTTCATCGCTGATGCCCAGTAACTGGAATACTTTAGCTTGTACATCTGGCGTGTGGATACGGACAGAACCACCACCTAATTCGGTACCGTTTAACACCATATCGTAGGCATTAGATAACAGCGCTCGGTGATCCAGCTTGTCCATTTCAGTCGCTAAAAACTCAGCTGTGTCCAAAGGAGAAGTGAATGGGTGGTGCACAGCAGAGAAGCTGCCATCATCGTTTTCTTCAAACATTGGGAAGTCAACGACCCACAACGGTTTCCAGCCCTGTACTGTTAAACCTAAATCTTCGCCTAACTTCAAACGTAAAGCGCCCATAGCTTCACAGACTACTTTGTAGCTGTCAGCGCCGAAGAAAATTAAGTCGCCAGTGGTCGCTTCAGTGCGGCTTAAAATTTCGCTGATAATTTCAGGCGTTAAAAACTTGGCAACAGGAGACTGAATGCCTTCAACGCCTGCATTGATGTCGTTCACTTTTAACCAAGCCAGGCCTTTAGCACCGTAAATACCAACAAAAGCTGTGTAATTGTCGATGTCTTTACGCGAAACTTTCTCTGCAGCACCTGGCACTTTTAATGCCACCACGCGGCCTTTTTTATCATTAGCCGGGCCAGAGAATACTTTGAATTCAACATCTTTTAATAAGTCTGCCACGTCTACGAATTGCATAGGGTTACGCAGATCCGGTTTGTCTGAACCGTATAAACGCATGGCTTCGTTGTAGGTCATGCGTGGCATTTTGCCTAAATCGACATTC
Protein-coding sequences here:
- the tolQ gene encoding protein TolQ; the encoded protein is MLILLSMSVMSWAMIIQRNKALSEAVEQTKQFEDKFWSGIDLSKLYNEVSAKVTVTGVEALFKAGFKEFARLHKSSRQSGAVMEGTQRAMRVGLSREVERLETHLPFLATVGSISPYIGLFGTVWGIMNSFIALGAVQQATLAMVAPGIAEALIATAIGLFAAIPAVIAYNKFSHKVEMLESAYANFVEEFANILHRQAMASGDNN
- the ybgC gene encoding tol-pal system-associated acyl-CoA thioesterase, translated to MMLEVFEFPIRVYYEDTDAGGVVYYANYLKFFERARTEWLRSLGIEQDLLLSQDIGFVVKSVQMENHKPGRFNQLLLVKSEIRQLKKASLVFWQEIYNADAQLLCSAQVSIACVKLSLMKASAIPRDVLGVLSGDRRTISS
- the ruvB gene encoding Holliday junction branch migration DNA helicase RuvB, producing the protein MIEADRLIDSKASREDELIDRAIRPKSLADYTGQSHVKEQMAIFIEAARGRGEPLDHLLIFGPPGLGKTTLAMVVANEMGVNIKNTSGPVLEKAGDLAALLTNLEPNDVLFIDEIHRLSPVVEEILYPAMEDYQLDIMIGEGPAARSIKLELPPFTLIGATTRAGALTSPLRDRFGIVQRLEFYKTEELAQIILRSAHYLNLELELPAATEIARRSRGTPRIANRLLRRVRDYAQVKSNGLVPVDIASAALHMVDVDASGFDYMDRKLMLSIIEKFAGGPVGLDNLAAAIGEEKETIEDVIEPFLIQQGFIQRTPRGRIVSPAAYKHFGFDLPESN
- the ruvA gene encoding Holliday junction branch migration protein RuvA; this translates as MIGLLRGVILEKQAPDLLIDVAGVGYEVQLPLTSFYKLPEVGKEAVIYTHFVVREDAQLLYGFHTSTERALFRQLIKANGIGPKLALTILSGLSAQQFVRCVQHDDISTLVKLPGVGKKTAERLLIEMRDRLKDWGLNISTPVTDHLVLAGDEVDSFELVESAEQDAISALVALGYSQLQASKAVQKIKQADMSSEQLIKLALRSMI
- the ruvC gene encoding crossover junction endodeoxyribonuclease RuvC, with protein sequence MAIILGIDPGSRLTGYGVVRQTGQKFEYIASGCIRLTLNDIPDRLKQIFDGVSEIIQQTQPDVFAIEQVFMARNPDSALKLGQARGAAIVAAKNAGLEVFEYSARQVKQAVVGTGAADKTQVQHMIRTLLKLPGNPQADAADALAVAMCHGHTHQSLLHMAGQATKTVRGRLR
- a CDS encoding YebC/PmpR family DNA-binding transcriptional regulator: MAGHSKWANMKHRKARQDAKRVKIFTKLIRELTVSARISADVDANPRLRTAVAKALLNNMTRDAIDRAIKRGAGEQDGSNYEELVYEGYGPCGVAIVVETLTDNHKRTVADVRSAFTKYGNMGTAGSVSYLFSKKGIISFAPGLSEDQVLDIALEAGAEDVVSHEDGSIEVITSPDSFNDVREALEAAKLVADDAEITMVPSVKAKMDAEHVVKFFKLIDMLEDFDDVQNVYHNAEIADDVMALVP
- the aspS gene encoding aspartate--tRNA ligase, whose amino-acid sequence is MRSHYCGSLKAENIGQQVSLCGWVNRRRDLGGLIFIDLRDREGLVQVFFDPDLTDLFTQAADLRNEYCVQLTGTVRARPDSQVNSEMATGEVEVYASSLTILNKSAPIPLDPNQNNSEEQRLKYRYIDLRRPLMSDRLKFRAKVTSFVRNFMDSQGFLDVETPILTKATPEGARDYLVPSRTHKGQFFALPQSPQLFKQLLMMAGLDRYYQIVKCFRDEDLRADRQPEFTQIDIETSFMTSEQVMEVTEQMVHQMFLELLNVDLGKMPRMTYNEAMRLYGSDKPDLRNPMQFVDVADLLKDVEFKVFSGPANDKKGRVVALKVPGAAEKVSRKDIDNYTAFVGIYGAKGLAWLKVNDINAGVEGIQSPVAKFLTPEIISEILSRTEATTGDLIFFGADSYKVVCEAMGALRLKLGEDLGLTVQGWKPLWVVDFPMFEENDDGSFSAVHHPFTSPLDTAEFLATEMDKLDHRALLSNAYDMVLNGTELGGGSVRIHTPDVQAKVFQLLGISDEEAAEKFGFLLEALRYGAPPHAGLAFGLDRLVMLMTGATSIRDVMAFPKTATAACPLTDAPGEANPAQLAELGIQVVKKQ